A genomic segment from Tuwongella immobilis encodes:
- a CDS encoding DUF1559 family PulG-like putative transporter: MRPHSRMSRARTGFTLIELLVVIAIIAILIGLLLPAVQKVRAAAARLQSQNNVKQIMLACHSYHDALMVLPPLSATLPGGVNPVSTQFHLLPYLEQDNLYRLGISQGGAWTGNASGSGAQELKVFTSPRDASNPKSPWVENNGGTWGHSNYAANHAIFGVPGGGNTNSRLTLNAITDGTSNTVGFGEQYAVCGSGETEGGSVNYHKLWAYNVTWRWERGPYFDTRIMSGNTISPVLGSAATPPQNAPTVNACNPYLLQAMDPSGCIVGLMDGSVRLVNSSISGTTWCTVIWPNDGLVVGSDW; encoded by the coding sequence ATGCGACCACACTCCCGCATGAGCCGTGCTCGCACGGGCTTTACGCTCATTGAATTGCTGGTGGTTATCGCCATCATTGCCATTCTCATTGGCTTGCTATTGCCTGCGGTGCAGAAAGTGCGTGCTGCTGCGGCTCGATTGCAAAGTCAGAATAACGTCAAACAGATCATGCTGGCGTGTCACAGCTACCATGATGCCCTGATGGTGCTGCCGCCGCTCTCGGCGACGCTTCCGGGTGGGGTCAATCCGGTCTCGACGCAGTTTCATCTGCTGCCGTACCTGGAGCAAGACAATCTGTATCGGCTGGGCATCTCGCAAGGTGGTGCCTGGACTGGGAATGCCTCGGGATCGGGGGCACAGGAGCTGAAAGTCTTTACCTCGCCTCGAGATGCGAGCAATCCGAAATCGCCCTGGGTCGAGAATAACGGCGGCACCTGGGGCCATAGCAATTACGCGGCCAATCATGCGATTTTCGGTGTGCCCGGTGGTGGAAACACCAATTCTCGCTTGACGTTGAATGCGATTACCGATGGCACCTCGAATACCGTCGGATTCGGCGAACAGTACGCGGTCTGTGGCTCGGGCGAAACCGAAGGCGGCAGCGTGAACTACCACAAATTATGGGCCTACAACGTCACCTGGCGATGGGAACGCGGCCCCTACTTCGACACGCGAATTATGAGCGGCAATACGATTTCTCCGGTCCTCGGATCGGCGGCCACTCCCCCGCAAAACGCCCCCACCGTCAACGCCTGCAACCCCTACCTGCTCCAAGCGATGGATCCATCCGGGTGCATCGTCGGCCTGATGGATGGCAGCGTGCGGCTGGTGAATTCGTCCATCAGCGGCACCACCTGGTGTACGGTCATTTGGCCGAATGATGGACTGGTTGTCGGCTCCGATTGGTAA